A stretch of Gossypium hirsutum isolate 1008001.06 chromosome A06, Gossypium_hirsutum_v2.1, whole genome shotgun sequence DNA encodes these proteins:
- the LOC107940876 gene encoding probable protein phosphatase 2C 38 isoform X1, which translates to MVSTTLRRIVSPCWKPSVEGENSSSGGVGNGRVDGLLWYEDSGEHVAGEFSMAVIQANNLLEDHSQLESGPISSFKSGPHGTLVGIYDGHGGPETARFINKHLFGHIKKFTTENHGMSADVINKAFLATEEDFLNLVREQFETKPQIASVGSCCLVGIICSGLLYIANAGDSRVVLGRLEKAFKEVKAVQLSSEHNASFESVREELRSLHPDDPQIVVLRHKVWRVKGIIQISRSIGDAYLKKPEFNREPLLPKFRVPNSFEKPILQAEPAISVQKLRPEDQFLIFASDGLWEHLSNQEAVNIVNTCPRNGIARRLIKAALREAAKKREMRYSDLKKIDRGVRRHFHDDITVIVLFLDFHLISNSSTCRPLVSIRGGAGVSGNSKY; encoded by the exons ATGGTATCAACAACATTAAGGCGAATCGTATCGCCCTGCTGGAAGCCTTCAGTCGAGGGTGAAAATTCTAGTAGTGGTGGGGTTGGTAATGGTAGGGTTGATGGATTGTTGTGGTACGAAGACTCAGGAGAACACGTTGCGGGCGAGTTTTCGATGGCGGTAATTCAAGCAAACAATCTATTGGAAGATCACAGCCAACTCGAATCCGGTCCAATCAGCTCGTTTAAATCGGGTCCCCATGGGACACTTGTTGGAATCTATGATGGTCATGGAGGTCCGGAAACCGCTAGGTTTATAAACAAACACCTTTTTGGCCATATCAAGA AGTTTACAACCGAGAATCACGGAATGTCAGCCGATGTAATCAACAAAGCGTTTTTAGCTACCGAAGAAGATTTTCTTAATCTTGTCAGGGAGCAGTTCGAAACTAAGCCACAAATCGCTTCTGTTGGTTCATGTTGTTTGGTAGGAATAATTTGTAGTGGATTGCTTTACATTGCAAATGCCGGAGATTCTCGAGTCGTTTTAGGAAGACTGGAGAAAGCCTTTAAAGAGGTCAAAGCAGTTCAGTTGTCATCCGAGCACAATGCAAGCTTCGAGTCAGTGCGGGAGGAGTTGCGATCGTTACATCCTGATGATCCGCAGATTGTGGTCCTCAGGCACAAAGTATGGCGTGTGAAGGGTATAATACAG ATTTCTAGGTCCATTGGTGATGCATATCTAAAGAAGCCAGAATTCAACAGAGAGCCTCTATTACCAAAGTTTAGAGTTCCAAATTCGTTCGAGAAGCCGATCCTACAAGCTGAGCCAGCAATATCAGTACAGAAACTGCGTCCTGAAGATCAGTTTCTTATATTCGCATCGGATGGTCTATGGGAACACCTTAGCAATCAGGAGGCTGTTAACATTGTAAACACATGTCCACGCAAT GGTATCGCAAGGAGACTCATAAAAGCTGCTCTTCGTGAAGCTGCAAAGAAGAGAGAAATGCGATACTCAGACTTGAAAAAGATTGACCGTGGGGTGCGGAGACATTTTCACGACGATATAACGGTCATCGTTTTGTTTCTGGATTTCCATCTGATAAGCAACAGCTCGACGTGTAGACCCCTGGTTTCGATCCGAGGCGGTGCTGGAGTCTCGGGAAATAGCAAATACTAG
- the LOC107940876 gene encoding probable protein phosphatase 2C 38 isoform X2 — MSADVINKAFLATEEDFLNLVREQFETKPQIASVGSCCLVGIICSGLLYIANAGDSRVVLGRLEKAFKEVKAVQLSSEHNASFESVREELRSLHPDDPQIVVLRHKVWRVKGIIQISRSIGDAYLKKPEFNREPLLPKFRVPNSFEKPILQAEPAISVQKLRPEDQFLIFASDGLWEHLSNQEAVNIVNTCPRNGIARRLIKAALREAAKKREMRYSDLKKIDRGVRRHFHDDITVIVLFLDFHLISNSSTCRPLVSIRGGAGVSGNSKY; from the exons ATGTCAGCCGATGTAATCAACAAAGCGTTTTTAGCTACCGAAGAAGATTTTCTTAATCTTGTCAGGGAGCAGTTCGAAACTAAGCCACAAATCGCTTCTGTTGGTTCATGTTGTTTGGTAGGAATAATTTGTAGTGGATTGCTTTACATTGCAAATGCCGGAGATTCTCGAGTCGTTTTAGGAAGACTGGAGAAAGCCTTTAAAGAGGTCAAAGCAGTTCAGTTGTCATCCGAGCACAATGCAAGCTTCGAGTCAGTGCGGGAGGAGTTGCGATCGTTACATCCTGATGATCCGCAGATTGTGGTCCTCAGGCACAAAGTATGGCGTGTGAAGGGTATAATACAG ATTTCTAGGTCCATTGGTGATGCATATCTAAAGAAGCCAGAATTCAACAGAGAGCCTCTATTACCAAAGTTTAGAGTTCCAAATTCGTTCGAGAAGCCGATCCTACAAGCTGAGCCAGCAATATCAGTACAGAAACTGCGTCCTGAAGATCAGTTTCTTATATTCGCATCGGATGGTCTATGGGAACACCTTAGCAATCAGGAGGCTGTTAACATTGTAAACACATGTCCACGCAAT GGTATCGCAAGGAGACTCATAAAAGCTGCTCTTCGTGAAGCTGCAAAGAAGAGAGAAATGCGATACTCAGACTTGAAAAAGATTGACCGTGGGGTGCGGAGACATTTTCACGACGATATAACGGTCATCGTTTTGTTTCTGGATTTCCATCTGATAAGCAACAGCTCGACGTGTAGACCCCTGGTTTCGATCCGAGGCGGTGCTGGAGTCTCGGGAAATAGCAAATACTAG
- the LOC121230553 gene encoding uncharacterized protein — protein MIEGLRQGYHDEIDKKKSGEKNEGKVKKLQMEQIRLTGVELSLRRELESCRLEVDSLRHENIDLWNSLNGTTNDIGGLTFKLDKEIQNRICCLQDQGLSMLNESTHLSSKLIEFIKGKASHNQLRVTQQGLDGQFLIESDMKVWGFKRRIQNLARNLETNFGARKIQFSSLKLSPDIHESCVEKSLQGLKLNRKVANKFIEEKLYSKELEVEQLQAEVSAAVRGNDILRCEVQNAMDNISCLTHRLKDLGLQMLKKDENEICIWNDLQESNMSGNTRSKAVFGLTFKNHERTSHLERGIANGFSERDLTWEEVKQYAEKNMVLNSEINALKKKIEGLDDDILLKEGQITILKDTLNNNNKSIDLLGSVDSISEFLLQ, from the exons ATGATTGAAGGGTTGCGACAAGGATATCATGATGAGATCGATAAGAAGAAATCAGGTGAAAAGAATGAAGGCAAGGTGAAAAAACTGCAAATGGAGCAAATAAGGTTAACTGGAGTAGAATTATCATTGAGAAGGGAATTGGAGTCGTGTAGGCTGGAAGTTGATTCTCTGCGACATGAGAATATCGATTTATGGAATAGCTTGAATGGTACCACAAATGACATTGGTGGTTTAACTTTCAAGCTCGACAAGGAAATCCAAAATCGCATATGCTGCTTGCAGGATCAAGGACTCTCAATGCTTAATGAAAGCACCCACTTATCTTCCAAGTTAATTGAGTTCATCAAAGGAAAAGCCAGTCACAATCAGCTTCGAGTAACTCAACAAGGTTTAGATGGCCAATTTCTTATTGAATCCGATATGAAAGTATGGGGCTTTAAACGTCGAATTCAAAACCTAGCAAGAAATCTGGAGACCAACTTTGGTGCACGAAAAATCCAGTTCAGTAGCCTCAAACTCTCACCTGACATCCATGAATCctgtgttgaaaa GAGCTTACAAGGACTGAAATTAAACAGAAAGGTTGCTAACAAGTTTATTGAGGAAAAGCTATATTCAAAAGAGCTTGAAGTAGAACAGTTGCAGGCTGAGGTTTCAGCAGCTGTGAGAGGAAATGATATCCTTAGATGTGAAGTTCAAAACgcaatggacaacatttcatgCCTCACCCACAGATTGAAGGATCTCGGACTGCAG ATGCTAAAGAAAGATGAGAACGAAATCTGTATTTGGAATGACTTACAAGAATCAAACATGTCAGG AAATACGAGATCGAAAGCCGTCTTCGGACTGACATTCAAGAATCACGAAAGAACTAGCCATCTTGAGAGGGGTATTGCCAATGGTTTCTCAGAGAGAGATTTGACGTGGGAAGAGGTGAAGCAATATGCTGAGAAGAACATGGTTTTGAACTCCGAAATTAATGCATTGAAGAAGAAGATTGAAGGTTTAGATGACGATATATTATTAAAGGAAGGCCAAATTACAATCTTGAAAGACACGttgaacaacaacaacaaaagcaTTGATCTTCTTGGCAGTGTTGATTCTATATCTGAATTCCTTCTACAATGA